One part of the Acetoanaerobium sticklandii genome encodes these proteins:
- a CDS encoding DUF6873 family GME fold protein, with protein sequence MYSIEKKPDALLVDYRLPVEMKNKIESFGIEIVETVAHPNLYEAVKGHPDLMGCPLKNITIIEPYLYNKKYKDFERFSTQIGDKLIEKDYPNHIKYNVATFGRYALGCFKYVDKAIVTVLESLNISLINTNQGYSKCSTLILDSNNLVTSDISIFKAINEIYGMNIAMINSGDIILEGFEYGFIGGASSLIDNKKVAFMGSLEHYNNGKAIINVLNSLEIDAVFLANSKLQDYGSMVPLYLK encoded by the coding sequence ATGTACAGTATCGAAAAGAAACCAGATGCACTATTGGTAGACTATAGACTGCCAGTTGAAATGAAAAATAAAATAGAATCATTTGGTATAGAAATAGTAGAAACTGTAGCTCACCCTAATTTATATGAAGCTGTTAAAGGACACCCTGATTTGATGGGGTGTCCTTTAAAGAATATTACTATTATAGAGCCATATCTTTATAATAAAAAATATAAAGATTTTGAAAGATTTTCTACACAGATTGGAGATAAATTAATAGAAAAAGATTATCCCAATCACATTAAATACAATGTTGCTACTTTTGGAAGGTATGCTTTAGGTTGTTTTAAATACGTGGACAAAGCGATAGTAACCGTTTTAGAAAGCTTAAACATCTCACTTATTAATACAAACCAAGGATATAGCAAATGTTCAACTCTGATACTAGATTCTAATAATTTAGTTACATCGGATATTTCAATATTTAAGGCAATAAATGAAATATATGGCATGAATATTGCTATGATTAATAGTGGAGATATAATATTAGAAGGCTTTGAGTATGGGTTTATTGGAGGAGCTAGTTCATTAATTGATAATAAAAAAGTTGCTTTCATGGGAAGCTTAGAACATTATAATAATGGAAAAGCTATTATAAACGTCTTAAATTCCTTAGAAATCGATGCAGTTTTTTTAGCGAATTCAAAACTGCAGGATTACGGAAGTATGGTTCCTCTTTATTTAAAATAA
- the atoD gene encoding acetate CoA-transferase subunit alpha — protein sequence MNKIVSLDFAMDHVKDGMTLMIGGFLGVGTPEIFIDELIKREIKDLTIIANDTSFVDKGLGRLIESKQVKKVIASHIGTNPETGRQMNEKEMEVELVPQGTLAERVRSGGTGLGGVLTPTGLGTMVEEGKQKIEVDGVTYLLETALRADVALLLGHKVDKKGNTLYDKSARNFNPLMAMAADTVIMLAENLVEVGDIDAEHIITPGILVDYIVKGE from the coding sequence ATGAATAAAATTGTATCACTTGATTTTGCTATGGATCATGTAAAAGACGGGATGACTCTTATGATTGGCGGATTTCTTGGTGTAGGTACACCAGAGATATTTATAGATGAGCTGATTAAAAGAGAGATAAAGGATTTAACTATTATTGCAAATGATACTTCATTCGTGGATAAAGGTCTAGGAAGGCTTATAGAAAGCAAACAGGTTAAAAAAGTAATTGCATCACATATAGGCACAAATCCAGAAACTGGAAGACAAATGAATGAAAAAGAAATGGAAGTTGAGCTAGTTCCTCAGGGTACTCTTGCTGAAAGAGTACGAAGTGGAGGAACAGGACTCGGTGGAGTTCTTACTCCTACAGGTCTTGGAACAATGGTAGAAGAAGGTAAGCAAAAAATAGAAGTTGATGGAGTTACTTATTTGTTAGAAACAGCACTTAGGGCAGATGTTGCTTTATTGCTTGGACATAAAGTTGATAAAAAAGGAAATACTCTTTACGACAAATCTGCAAGAAACTTTAATCCGCTTATGGCTATGGCAGCAGATACAGTTATTATGCTGGCAGAAAACCTTGTTGAGGTTGGAGATATTGATGCAGAACATATTATAACACCAGGAATACTTGTTGATTATATCGTTAAGGGGGAATAA